One Edaphobacter lichenicola DNA window includes the following coding sequences:
- a CDS encoding sugar phosphate isomerase/epimerase family protein, with protein MKSVSRRQFIGGSAGLAASLSLPMRAWAATSPFKIAVISDEISQDFDHACSVIANDFGLHYVELREMWGKNLQASSDAEIAEALKILAKYNLQVTDIASPLFKVDWPGAPKSQYSSKEDLHGAAESAYKQQDEVLARSISLAKQFKTDKIRCFDFWRLDDVAPYRAAINEKLRSTAEVTGKQGILLVIENEFACNTATGREAAKTLEAVQSPHFVLNWDAGNAVMRGELDAFPGGWDALPKNRIHHCHCKNAVKDDTGKIVWSPVDKGFVDWTAQFRALKQSGYRDAVSLETHWRGAGTPEASTRISWAGMKQCLINSGTF; from the coding sequence ATGAAGAGTGTTTCCAGGCGACAGTTCATAGGGGGTTCGGCTGGCTTAGCCGCATCGCTCTCTTTGCCTATGCGCGCATGGGCCGCAACTTCGCCCTTCAAAATCGCCGTCATCTCCGACGAAATCTCTCAGGACTTCGATCACGCCTGCTCGGTCATCGCGAACGACTTCGGCCTCCACTACGTCGAGCTGCGCGAGATGTGGGGCAAGAACCTTCAGGCCTCCTCCGACGCCGAGATCGCCGAAGCACTCAAGATCCTCGCCAAATACAACCTCCAGGTCACTGACATCGCCAGCCCGCTCTTCAAAGTGGACTGGCCCGGAGCCCCCAAATCGCAGTACAGCTCCAAAGAAGATCTTCACGGTGCCGCCGAGTCCGCCTACAAGCAACAGGACGAAGTCCTCGCCCGTTCCATCTCCCTCGCCAAACAATTCAAGACCGACAAGATCCGCTGCTTCGACTTCTGGCGTCTCGATGACGTAGCTCCCTACCGCGCAGCCATCAACGAGAAACTCCGCTCCACCGCTGAAGTCACCGGCAAACAAGGAATCCTCTTAGTCATCGAAAACGAGTTCGCCTGCAACACCGCCACCGGCCGCGAAGCAGCCAAGACCCTCGAAGCCGTACAATCCCCGCACTTCGTCCTCAACTGGGACGCGGGAAACGCCGTCATGCGCGGCGAGCTCGACGCCTTCCCCGGCGGCTGGGACGCTCTCCCCAAAAATCGCATCCACCACTGCCACTGCAAGAACGCCGTCAAGGACGACACCGGAAAGATCGTCTGGTCGCCAGTAGACAAAGGCTTCGTCGATTGGACCGCACAGTTCCGCGCCCTCAAGCAGTCCGGCTACCGCGATGCCGTCAGCCTCGAAACCCACTGGCGCGGAGCAGGCACGCCCGAAGCCTCCACGCGAATCAGTTGGGCCGGCATGAAGCAGTGCCTGATCAACTCAGGAACCTTCTAG
- a CDS encoding Gfo/Idh/MocA family protein, translating to MITRREFLDTLAVGAAGLAVASTAKSYAQILGSNDRLNFAVIGVRSRAYAHLSALKANKKDARITYVCDVDSNTLKKFADDTQKEMGEAPTAEKDFRHILQLKDVDAITIAAPDHWHTPMAIAGLQAGKHVYVEKPCSHNPAEGALLVQAQQKYGKLVQMGTQQRSSPHTIEIVDKIHNGLIGRAYFAKAWYSNVRKSIGTGKEAPVPPQLDWDLWQGPAPRRAYTDNIQPYNWHWFRTYGTGETLNNGTHEVDVCRWALGVDFPDRVTSSGGRYQFKDDWQFYDTLVTSFYYPDKMITWEGKSCQGMKYYNRDRGSAIMGTTGTVLVDRDGYEIYDLKGNKTSEFTTGQETSSSDLTGRDSMTDAHFANFIAGVRKGEKLNAPVSIGNVAVTMLQLSNVAWEVNRELQLDNSDGKVLHDSEAMKMWGRDYEKGWAPHV from the coding sequence ATGATCACCAGACGAGAGTTTCTCGACACACTGGCAGTAGGAGCAGCGGGCCTCGCTGTCGCGTCAACCGCAAAGAGTTACGCGCAGATCCTCGGCTCCAACGACCGCCTCAACTTCGCCGTCATCGGCGTTCGCAGCCGCGCCTACGCTCACCTCTCCGCCCTCAAGGCGAACAAGAAAGATGCCCGCATCACCTACGTCTGCGACGTGGACAGCAACACGCTGAAGAAGTTCGCCGACGACACGCAAAAAGAGATGGGCGAAGCCCCCACTGCCGAAAAAGACTTCCGCCACATCCTCCAGCTGAAGGACGTCGACGCCATCACCATCGCAGCGCCCGACCACTGGCACACCCCCATGGCCATCGCCGGACTGCAAGCCGGCAAGCACGTCTACGTCGAAAAGCCCTGCAGCCACAACCCTGCCGAAGGCGCGCTCCTCGTCCAGGCCCAGCAGAAGTACGGAAAGCTCGTCCAGATGGGCACGCAGCAGCGCTCCTCCCCCCACACCATCGAGATCGTCGACAAGATTCACAACGGCCTCATCGGTCGCGCCTACTTCGCAAAAGCCTGGTACAGCAATGTAAGAAAATCAATCGGCACCGGCAAGGAAGCACCCGTCCCGCCGCAGCTCGACTGGGACCTCTGGCAGGGCCCGGCACCGCGCCGCGCCTACACCGACAACATCCAACCCTACAACTGGCACTGGTTCAGAACCTACGGCACCGGCGAAACCCTCAACAACGGCACCCACGAGGTCGACGTCTGCCGCTGGGCGCTCGGCGTCGACTTTCCCGACCGCGTCACCTCATCCGGCGGACGCTATCAGTTCAAGGACGACTGGCAGTTCTACGACACCCTCGTCACCAGCTTCTACTACCCCGACAAGATGATCACTTGGGAGGGCAAGAGCTGCCAGGGCATGAAGTACTACAACCGCGACCGTGGTTCAGCCATCATGGGAACCACCGGCACCGTCCTCGTCGACCGCGACGGATACGAGATCTACGACCTCAAAGGAAACAAGACCAGCGAGTTCACCACCGGCCAAGAGACCTCCTCCTCCGATCTCACCGGCCGCGACTCCATGACCGACGCTCACTTCGCGAACTTCATCGCCGGAGTCCGCAAGGGAGAAAAACTCAACGCTCCCGTCTCCATCGGAAACGTCGCAGTCACCATGCTTCAACTCTCCAACGTCGCCTGGGAGGTCAATCGCGAGCTCCAACTCGACAACTCCGATGGCAAGGTGCTCCACGACTCCGAAGCCATGAAGATGTGGGGCCGCGACTACGAAAAAGGCTGGGCGCCCCACGTCTAG
- a CDS encoding sugar phosphate isomerase/epimerase family protein has product MTNTLSRRSFVQSGALLAAAGITSNALPSLALQPSHVTGAPSPIQLGLASYTFRNFTRAQMIGFMKQLNITDLNVKDIKDHLPIDPTEEAKALADYTAAGIKLRAAGAIYFPKDDDADIRSKFEYCKRAGISLIVAGDPSPETLPRVEKFVKEYDIRIAIHNHGPEDKLWHSPLDILKAVKNMDPRIGCCIDVGHTVRAGTDVVQAIHEVGPRLFDVHMKDLTNFDSKESQVAVGDGIMPVRGIFEALIKTKYKGFVDLEYEVHADDPMPGVIASFSYMRGVLAGMGYLTHG; this is encoded by the coding sequence ATGACCAATACGCTCTCACGTCGCAGCTTCGTCCAATCCGGCGCTCTCCTCGCGGCGGCAGGAATCACCTCCAACGCCCTTCCGTCCCTGGCGCTGCAGCCCTCGCACGTCACCGGAGCGCCGTCACCCATCCAACTCGGCCTCGCCAGCTACACCTTCCGCAACTTCACCCGAGCCCAGATGATCGGCTTCATGAAGCAGCTCAACATCACCGACCTCAACGTCAAGGACATCAAAGACCATCTCCCGATCGACCCCACCGAAGAGGCCAAGGCCCTCGCAGACTACACCGCCGCCGGCATCAAGCTCCGCGCCGCCGGAGCCATCTACTTTCCCAAAGACGACGACGCCGACATCCGCAGCAAGTTCGAGTACTGCAAGCGCGCCGGAATCTCCCTCATCGTCGCCGGCGACCCCTCCCCCGAAACCCTCCCCCGCGTAGAAAAATTCGTCAAGGAATACGACATCCGCATCGCCATCCACAACCACGGCCCCGAAGACAAGCTCTGGCACTCCCCCCTCGACATCCTCAAAGCCGTCAAAAACATGGACCCCCGCATCGGCTGCTGCATCGACGTCGGCCACACCGTCCGTGCCGGCACCGACGTCGTCCAGGCCATCCACGAAGTCGGCCCCCGCCTCTTCGACGTCCACATGAAGGACCTCACCAACTTCGACAGCAAAGAGAGCCAGGTAGCCGTCGGCGACGGAATCATGCCCGTCAGAGGCATCTTCGAGGCCCTCATCAAAACCAAATACAAAGGCTTCGTCGACCTCGAGTACGAAGTCCACGCCGACGACCCCATGCCAGGAGTCATCGCCAGCTTCTCCTACATGCGAGGAGTCCTGGCAGGAATGGGATATCTAACCCACGGCTGA
- a CDS encoding STAS domain-containing protein, which produces MNTLEIKIMKYGEIEAVELSGALVLGTPVNNLRQKIDNLTAHGANQFVFNLTGITRMDSSGIGLLVMIMSSTKEAGGALKLVNPSKQVTQTLKMCNLLPLFEIFSEEQEAISSFAKS; this is translated from the coding sequence TTGAACACGCTTGAGATCAAGATCATGAAGTACGGAGAGATCGAAGCGGTCGAACTGAGCGGTGCCCTCGTCCTCGGCACTCCGGTCAACAACCTGCGGCAAAAAATCGACAACCTCACCGCTCACGGTGCAAACCAGTTCGTCTTCAATCTCACAGGAATCACCCGCATGGACTCAAGCGGCATCGGCCTTCTGGTCATGATCATGAGTTCGACCAAGGAAGCGGGCGGAGCCTTGAAGCTTGTCAATCCATCCAAGCAGGTAACGCAGACCCTGAAGATGTGCAATCTCTTACCACTCTTCGAGATCTTCTCCGAAGAACAGGAAGCCATTTCCTCCTTCGCAAAATCCTGA